One window of the Streptomyces sp. NBC_00259 genome contains the following:
- a CDS encoding GNAT family N-acetyltransferase has protein sequence MEIRRATTVAELIAAEHLYDGPARTEWAERFLAAPGHLMLIAYVDGAPAGMVSGIEMLHPDKGVEMCLYELSVAENHRRRGIGRALTEALAAAARERGCYDMWVGVGTDNDPALATYGSAGAANEGEFTMLTWDFMTGGGSGDSR, from the coding sequence ATGGAGATCCGCCGTGCGACGACCGTCGCCGAGCTCATCGCCGCCGAGCATCTGTACGACGGCCCTGCGCGCACGGAGTGGGCGGAGCGCTTCCTCGCCGCCCCCGGCCATCTGATGCTGATCGCGTACGTCGACGGCGCCCCGGCCGGGATGGTCTCCGGCATCGAGATGCTCCATCCGGACAAAGGCGTGGAAATGTGCCTGTACGAGCTGTCGGTGGCGGAGAACCACCGGCGCCGCGGTATCGGCCGGGCGCTGACCGAGGCTCTCGCCGCGGCCGCCCGGGAGCGCGGCTGCTACGACATGTGGGTCGGCGTCGGCACGGACAACGACCCGGCGCTGGCGACGTACGGCTCCGCCGGTGCCGCGAACGAGGGTGAATTCACCATGCTGACCTGGGACTTCATGACAGGTGGCGGTTCGGGCGATTCGCGCTGA
- a CDS encoding S8 family peptidase yields the protein MRFTARRSIRVGALLPAVALAAGLQFAVTPTAQSASLGDLRLAPTATAVQNSWIVVLKDGSTRVSDLAADEGVTPKHTYRSVLNGFSASMSKAKAARLAADPRVAYVEQNSVIRLNETQSNATWGLDRVDQRNLPLSTTYTYNATASNVNAYIIDTGIRTSHSEFGGRARVGTDTVGDGQNGQDCQGHGTHVAGTVGGKTYGVAKSVKLVAVRVLGCDGSGTTEGVIAGVDWVTANAAKPAVANMSLGGGASAALDNAVKKSIASGVSYSIAAGNGILIGIPVNACNYSPARVPEAITVGATDRTDRRASFSNYGSCLDLFAPGVDITSAWMDNDSATNTISGTSMATPHTAGVAALYLGDHPTATPAQVRDALVNNATDGKVVDPRTGSPNKLLHSLF from the coding sequence ATGAGATTCACTGCCCGCCGCTCCATACGTGTGGGCGCGCTGCTTCCCGCAGTCGCCCTCGCGGCCGGTCTCCAGTTCGCCGTCACCCCCACCGCGCAGAGCGCGTCGCTCGGCGATCTCCGTCTCGCCCCCACTGCAACCGCCGTACAGAACAGCTGGATCGTCGTCCTGAAGGACGGCAGCACTCGTGTCTCCGATCTCGCCGCCGACGAGGGTGTGACCCCCAAGCACACCTACCGCTCGGTCCTGAACGGCTTCTCCGCCTCGATGTCCAAGGCCAAGGCCGCGCGGCTCGCCGCCGACCCGCGCGTGGCGTACGTCGAGCAGAACAGCGTCATCCGCCTCAACGAGACCCAGTCGAACGCGACCTGGGGCCTCGACCGCGTCGACCAGCGCAACCTTCCGCTGTCGACCACGTACACGTACAACGCGACCGCGTCGAACGTGAACGCGTACATCATCGACACCGGCATCCGCACCTCGCACAGCGAGTTCGGCGGCCGCGCGCGTGTCGGCACCGACACCGTCGGCGACGGCCAGAACGGTCAGGACTGCCAGGGCCACGGCACGCATGTCGCGGGCACGGTCGGCGGCAAGACCTACGGCGTCGCCAAGTCCGTGAAGCTGGTCGCGGTGCGCGTACTGGGCTGTGACGGCTCCGGTACGACCGAGGGTGTCATCGCCGGCGTCGACTGGGTGACGGCGAACGCCGCCAAGCCGGCCGTGGCCAACATGAGCCTGGGTGGCGGCGCCAGCGCCGCCCTGGACAACGCGGTGAAGAAGTCGATCGCGTCGGGTGTCAGCTACTCGATCGCGGCCGGCAACGGCATCCTCATCGGCATCCCCGTGAACGCCTGCAACTACTCGCCGGCGCGGGTCCCCGAGGCGATCACGGTCGGCGCGACGGACAGGACCGACCGGCGGGCGTCGTTCTCCAACTACGGCAGCTGCCTGGACCTGTTCGCACCGGGCGTGGACATCACCTCCGCGTGGATGGACAACGACAGCGCCACGAACACCATCTCGGGTACGTCGATGGCCACCCCGCACACGGCGGGCGTCGCCGCGCTCTACCTGGGTGACCACCCCACGGCGACGCCGGCCCAGGTCCGCGACGCCCTGGTGAACAACGCGACAGACGGCAAGGTCGTGGACCCGCGCACGGGCTCCCCGAACAAGCTGCTGCACTCGTTGTTCTGA
- a CDS encoding alpha/beta fold hydrolase, with protein sequence MKIRLPRPAAVPRRRGRWLAAVAAFAVLAGAGTWTVAASEEQPSVHREDQVLSMPGARIDTSYFTSGDGDGNGGRRAAVLLGHGFGGSKESVRAQAEALARDGFAVLTWSARGFGASTGQIGLNDPDHEVKDVSRLIDWLAERPEVRLDKKGDPRVGLTGASYGGAISLLGAGYDQRVDAIAPEITYWNLADALFPDGVFKKLWAGIFFTTGSASSAGLTPDSREAPDTPEAPAGTQAPADAPARTGGGAEAATASTRPAASAPTGPAAAACGRFQPTLCAMYERVATSGKPDAEARTLLEARSPSAVADRIKVPALIVQGQSDSLFPLSHADAMAKAISGNGAPVAVDWIAGGHDGGDLEGDRIRGRVSSWFDRYLNGDEAAGTGPGFRVSRTGGVDSTDGQATLRGATAAAYPGLRAGGREVELTGRPQSFRNPAGATPPGISAVPGVGGGLSQLSSFGVGLSLDFPGQYARFDSAPLGRGTRITGSPTVRVEVASDSGEAVLFGKVYDVGPDGRQQVLPAQLVAPVRVEGATAGKAVELTLPAVDHEVEAGHRLRLVLAATDLGYSSPAAPATYRVSLTGPLTVPTAPGVTTQATGMPWWVWGLPAAGAVVAAALLLTARRRTSAPAPDPGLADVPLQITGLTKRYAKSADRYAVRDLSFRVEKGQVLGLLGPNGAGKTTTLRMLMGLITPDDGEIRVFGHAIKPGAPVLSRVGAFVEGAGFLPHLSGRENLELYWRATGRPAEDSHIEEALAIAGLGDALARAVRTYSQGMRQRLAIAQAMLGLPDLLILDEPTNGLDPPQIREMRDVMIRYAAGGRTVIVSSHLLAEVEQSCTDLVVMDRGRLVQAGPVAEITGAGDTLLVTTAEELSAPLVEKIAALPGVGSAVPTDDGAGLLVRLDGASAAGLIAELVRLDVPVTGAGPHRRLEDAFLTLIGGASA encoded by the coding sequence ATGAAGATCCGACTTCCCCGGCCGGCCGCCGTGCCCCGTCGTCGTGGGCGGTGGCTCGCGGCCGTCGCCGCCTTCGCCGTGCTCGCCGGCGCGGGCACATGGACGGTCGCCGCATCGGAGGAGCAGCCCTCCGTGCACCGCGAGGACCAGGTGCTGAGCATGCCCGGGGCGAGGATCGACACCTCCTACTTCACCTCTGGCGACGGCGACGGCAACGGCGGCCGCCGGGCCGCCGTGCTGCTCGGACACGGCTTCGGCGGCAGCAAGGAGTCCGTGCGCGCACAGGCGGAGGCGCTGGCCCGGGACGGGTTCGCGGTGCTGACGTGGTCCGCGCGCGGCTTCGGCGCGTCCACCGGCCAGATCGGGCTGAACGACCCGGACCACGAGGTCAAGGACGTCTCCCGGCTCATCGACTGGCTCGCCGAGCGCCCCGAGGTACGGCTGGACAAGAAGGGCGATCCGCGCGTCGGGCTGACCGGCGCCTCGTACGGCGGGGCGATCTCGCTCCTCGGGGCGGGGTACGACCAGCGGGTCGACGCGATCGCTCCGGAGATCACGTACTGGAACCTCGCGGACGCGCTGTTCCCGGACGGAGTCTTCAAGAAACTCTGGGCGGGGATCTTCTTCACCACCGGCTCGGCAAGCTCGGCCGGACTCACGCCGGACAGCCGTGAGGCACCGGACACCCCCGAGGCCCCGGCAGGCACACAGGCTCCGGCGGACGCACCGGCGCGGACGGGAGGCGGGGCCGAGGCGGCCACCGCCTCCACCAGGCCTGCGGCCAGCGCCCCCACCGGGCCCGCGGCCGCCGCATGCGGACGCTTCCAGCCCACCCTCTGCGCCATGTACGAACGCGTCGCCACCAGCGGCAAGCCCGACGCCGAGGCCCGCACCCTGCTGGAGGCGCGCAGCCCGTCCGCCGTCGCCGACCGCATCAAGGTGCCCGCACTGATCGTGCAGGGACAGTCCGACTCGCTCTTCCCGCTGTCGCACGCCGACGCGATGGCCAAGGCGATCTCGGGGAACGGCGCGCCCGTCGCCGTCGACTGGATCGCCGGTGGGCACGACGGCGGTGATCTGGAGGGGGACCGGATCCGGGGGCGGGTCTCCTCCTGGTTCGACCGGTATCTGAACGGGGACGAGGCCGCCGGGACCGGCCCCGGCTTCCGGGTCAGCAGGACCGGCGGCGTCGACTCCACCGACGGCCAGGCCACCCTGCGCGGCGCCACCGCCGCCGCGTACCCGGGCCTGCGTGCGGGCGGCCGCGAGGTCGAACTCACCGGTCGTCCGCAGTCCTTCCGCAACCCGGCGGGCGCGACTCCGCCGGGGATCTCCGCCGTACCCGGCGTGGGCGGCGGGCTCTCCCAGCTGTCCTCCTTCGGCGTCGGACTCTCCCTCGACTTCCCCGGGCAGTACGCACGCTTCGACTCCGCGCCCCTGGGCCGCGGCACCCGGATCACCGGCTCACCCACCGTCCGGGTCGAGGTCGCCTCGGACAGCGGGGAGGCGGTCCTCTTCGGCAAGGTGTACGACGTCGGACCCGACGGACGTCAGCAGGTGCTCCCCGCGCAGCTCGTCGCCCCGGTCCGGGTCGAGGGCGCCACCGCGGGCAAGGCCGTCGAGCTGACCCTGCCCGCCGTGGACCACGAGGTCGAGGCCGGGCACCGGCTGCGCCTCGTCCTCGCGGCCACCGACCTCGGCTACTCCTCGCCCGCCGCCCCCGCCACCTACCGCGTCTCCCTCACCGGGCCGCTCACGGTGCCCACCGCACCCGGAGTCACCACACAGGCCACAGGGATGCCCTGGTGGGTGTGGGGCCTGCCCGCCGCGGGTGCGGTCGTCGCCGCCGCGCTGCTGCTCACCGCGCGCCGCCGGACGTCGGCGCCCGCGCCCGACCCCGGCCTCGCCGACGTTCCGCTGCAGATCACCGGACTCACCAAGCGGTACGCCAAGTCCGCCGACCGGTACGCCGTACGGGACCTCTCCTTCCGCGTCGAGAAGGGCCAGGTGCTCGGACTCCTCGGCCCGAACGGCGCGGGCAAGACCACCACCCTGCGCATGCTGATGGGCCTCATCACTCCTGACGACGGCGAGATCCGCGTCTTCGGACACGCCATCAAGCCGGGCGCACCCGTCCTTTCCCGGGTCGGCGCGTTCGTCGAGGGCGCCGGTTTCCTGCCTCATCTGTCCGGCCGGGAGAACCTCGAGCTCTACTGGCGCGCCACCGGCCGTCCCGCCGAGGACTCCCACATCGAGGAGGCCCTCGCGATCGCCGGCCTCGGCGACGCCCTCGCCCGCGCGGTACGCACGTACTCGCAGGGCATGCGGCAGCGTCTGGCCATCGCGCAGGCCATGCTCGGCCTGCCGGACCTGCTGATCCTCGACGAGCCGACGAACGGGCTCGATCCGCCGCAGATCCGCGAGATGCGGGACGTGATGATCCGGTACGCGGCCGGGGGCCGGACCGTCATCGTCTCCAGCCACCTCCTCGCGGAGGTCGAGCAGTCCTGCACGGATCTCGTCGTGATGGACCGCGGCCGGCTGGTGCAGGCGGGACCGGTCGCGGAGATCACCGGCGCTGGCGACACGCTGCTGGTGACGACGGCGGAAGAGCTGTCCGCGCCGCTCGTGGAGAAGATCGCGGCCCTGCCCGGGGTCGGCTCCGCGGTCCCGACGGACGACGGAGCCGGGCTGCTGGTCCGGCTGGACGGTGCGAGCGCGGCAGGGCTGATCGCCGAACTCGTACGGCTGGACGTGCCGGTGACCGGTGCGGGACCGCACCGGCGCCTGGAGGACGCGTTCCTCACCCTGATCGGAGGAGCATCCGCATGA